A region from the bacterium genome encodes:
- the gmhB gene encoding D-glycero-beta-D-manno-heptose 1,7-bisphosphate 7-phosphatase, translating into MNCAIFMDRDGTIIKELPYISEPEKVELLQGAVSAIKLFRAKGFKVIIITNQSGVGRGYFSLRTLKMVNQRLFNLLKHNGTCVDKLYFCTHKPEDNCECRKPKTGMIEQAKKEFDISLKDSYIIGDKLEDIELGKAAGIRTVLVMTGHGKETGKKVTPNFVAKDLIEAANWICSQS; encoded by the coding sequence ATGAACTGCGCCATATTTATGGATAGAGACGGAACTATCATTAAAGAATTACCATATATATCTGAGCCTGAAAAAGTTGAGCTTCTACAGGGTGCAGTATCAGCTATTAAATTGTTTAGAGCTAAAGGATTTAAAGTTATTATCATTACAAATCAATCAGGCGTGGGTAGAGGATATTTTTCACTCCGGACTTTAAAAATGGTCAACCAGCGACTCTTTAACCTTCTTAAACATAACGGTACCTGTGTAGATAAGCTGTATTTTTGTACTCATAAACCAGAAGATAACTGTGAATGCAGAAAACCTAAAACTGGAATGATTGAGCAAGCGAAGAAAGAATTTGATATCAGTTTGAAAGATTCATATATAATTGGTGATAAGCTTGAGGATATAGAACTCGGTAAAGCAGCCGGTATACGTACTGTGTTAGTTATGACAGGCCACGGAAAAGAGACAGGTAAAAAAGTGACACCAAATTTTGTAGCTAAAGACTTAATTGAAGCAGCCAATTGGATATGCTCACAATCGTAG
- a CDS encoding Gx transporter family protein produces the protein MNTFSSKLSFLTGIAIGIYAIETIIPKPLPWLRLGLSNAVVLCVIVIFSLKYGLLVSILRTGVGSLLTGTFITPFFLFGLSGGIASTGAMWLFYNIGKRVFSLIGVSIIGALTHNIVQLYVAYLIYIKRPEIFYLLPVFILLSIITGSITGIGAIYLKKILEPHFKQVVSEGTLSDEMRKL, from the coding sequence ATGAACACATTTAGTTCAAAACTTTCATTTCTTACAGGAATTGCAATAGGGATTTATGCAATTGAGACTATTATTCCAAAGCCTTTACCTTGGCTACGATTAGGACTATCAAATGCAGTTGTATTATGTGTGATTGTAATTTTTAGCCTAAAGTATGGACTACTCGTTTCTATCTTAAGAACAGGCGTGGGTTCACTATTAACTGGTACATTCATAACACCATTTTTCTTATTCGGCCTTTCAGGTGGTATAGCAAGTACAGGCGCGATGTGGCTATTTTACAACATTGGGAAGAGGGTTTTCAGCCTCATAGGGGTCAGCATAATAGGAGCTCTTACCCATAATATAGTTCAGCTTTATGTTGCTTATCTTATATACATTAAGAGACCCGAAATATTTTACTTGTTACCTGTTTTCATTTTACTCTCTATTATCACAGGCAGTATAACAGGTATAGGTGCAATATATCTAAAGAAGATACTTGAACCTCACTTTAAACAAGTAGTTTCTGAAGGGACACTGTCAGATGAGATGAGAAAATTGTAG